From the genome of Electrophorus electricus isolate fEleEle1 chromosome 14, fEleEle1.pri, whole genome shotgun sequence:
acatgacatgttttcttctctttctcatgccATTGTGTTCAAGGCCCTGGAGAAAAATCAGCACTGGTTGGTTTAtgaccagcagagagagacctATGTTCAGGGGATCTTGGCCAGGATAACAGAGCTTGAACAGCAGCTAAACCAAGCCAAGCAAGCACTCCACCAACCTCATAAAGATGGCAGTTTGGAAGgtagaaagggaaaaaaaacaatatggcCTCAGATGAGTTATAAAGTCTAATGAGTTATAAAGTGTCATCTCACTCATGCTGTTTTAGCATAACATCAAATGATTCCTTCTGTGTATTGCAAGCCAATTTTTCTGTGACAACATCTTTCTATATAGCTGCAGCAGATGTGTGTTGTTATAGTGTGTGGTAGcattgttaaaaataatgttgGAGCTAGTGAGTGAAAGATTCCTCTACAGGTCATTAAATACTTGTGTTTCTCACCATTAAATTGCTCATCTTTTGACAGATTGTTTTTAGGCTGCTTATTTTGAGGTCAAGTCAGCGGTAATAACACTGATTGCATTTCATGTCACTATAAAGCAGGTCCACTGTCCCCGACTGCACAGAGGAACCCGGATGAGTTCCTTAAAGTGGcccagcaggagctggaggaggagcgggTGCAGGGCTTTCGTGTACGAGCTGAACTCAATGAGCTGAGGGCCAAGTATGAAGAGAGGACCCGAGAGATGATTCGCACCCAGGAGGAGCTCAAGGAGGAGCGGCAGAACAGTCGGCAGGCCttgggggaggagaggaagctgGCAACAGAACGTGCAGCTCGGCTGCAGAGTGAGATGGAGGTGGCCAGTGCCCGtttggaggaggagaggaaaagggtGACTGAGATGATGTCACAGGTAGTGTGGGGGTGGAGTAGGGTAGATGGGTCAGCTTGGCATGAGTTAAAGGAATGATGtggcaaaaaaattaaattatttacaaaagtTATCAGTTACCTCAGTTTTAGTCCAGCCATGTGTTGTACTGTTAGTTATCATGGATAACCGGATGGTTTATAAAGTTGGCTAGCATGTTCGTGTCTTATGTACAAATCTAACCTTTTCTCCTTTGAAAGGTGAACCTACTTCAGAAATCCCTGTTGAACCAGCATGAGGAGCAAAAAAAGATTGCTGTTTTGGAAAAACAGGTGCTAGCTCTTACTTTGAACAATTTATTAAGTGATAgcttgtttattgcacttatcgttgtctgaaATAgggcttatgtattttgcacttcaaggcatcagcattgatccgtatatttcaacagtattctagttcactgatatattggactctaacctactgtactggctaggatgtattctatgagtaaatgacaaagcacttttgtaagtcgctctggatatgagcatctgctaaatgccataaatgtctAATAAACTTTAAAGCACTCACCTTCATTTGGCAGATCCAGTTGTCTACCAAAGATTTTGAGAATGAGAAACTGGACCGTCAGAGTCTACAGCACCAGCTTCACAAAGTGCTGAAGGAGCTTCGTAAAGCGAGAGATCAGATCACACGGTTGGAGTCCACAGTAAGTCTCTTCCAAACCCTTCGTATATCTTTGTTTGATGTAAGGCTAATACTGATAAATTACACTTTGGCATTTTGCCATGCTTAATTAAAGAGAAAGCAAATGTTTGGTACATCCATTCAGAAACAGCAACGTGAAACTCGATTCTCTGAGCCCAGCTCATATGAAAAACTGGACAGGGGGAGGCTGACCATTCATGACCACATCCTGAACCCTACATCCCCAATGAAAGGTCCCGGCACACTGGATGAGAGCATCCTGGAGTGTCCCAACTGCCGGGCGTTGTACCCCACCAGTCAGCACAGAGAGCTTCTCGCACATCTGGACTACTGCTTCAACTAAGACTTCCTAACAAAAAGGGAATAATGATAATCTGCCTATGACTTTTTTCTTGATtagaattttatatttttgtatttgttttatcctGCTTGACATTACAAAGAAATTTCTCAGTATTTTTAAGATAAATCAC
Proteins encoded in this window:
- the cep55l gene encoding centrosomal protein of 55 kDa isoform X3, with protein sequence MATKGAKEMIVNKLGFKSSTPKSVEAELEKVKKENTQLKKNLDEMSKQKLRSPCPDSDKSKLMERIVSLEMLRERNSQQLLAKDQEISSLSRQLAAKGGEVVVSLQKQLEQSRKEAEQREKLFQALSQETEDLKNKLAAAAKRCQTLGKHVTDVQALEKNQHWLVYDQQRETYVQGILARITELEQQLNQAKQALHQPHKDGSLEAGPLSPTAQRNPDEFLKVAQQELEEERVQGFRVRAELNELRAKYEERTREMIRTQEELKEERQNSRQALGEERKLATERAARLQSEMEVASARLEEERKRVTEMMSQVNLLQKSLLNQHEEQKKIAVLEKQIQLSTKDFENEKLDRQSLQHQLHKVLKELRKARDQITRLESTKQQRETRFSEPSSYEKLDRGRLTIHDHILNPTSPMKGPGTLDESILECPNCRALYPTSQHRELLAHLDYCFN
- the cep55l gene encoding centrosomal protein of 55 kDa isoform X1, coding for MATKGAKEMIVNKLGFKSSTPKSVEAELEKVKKENTQLKKNLDEMSKQKLRSPCPDSDKSKLMERIVSLEMLRERNSQQLLAKDQEISSLSRQLAAKGGEVVVSLQKQLEQSRKEAEQREKLFQALSQETEDLKNKLAAAAKRCQTLGKHVTDVQAPSGEVAVIQEHLRDALEKNQHWLVYDQQRETYVQGILARITELEQQLNQAKQALHQPHKDGSLEAGPLSPTAQRNPDEFLKVAQQELEEERVQGFRVRAELNELRAKYEERTREMIRTQEELKEERQNSRQALGEERKLATERAARLQSEMEVASARLEEERKRVTEMMSQVNLLQKSLLNQHEEQKKIAVLEKQIQLSTKDFENEKLDRQSLQHQLHKVLKELRKARDQITRLESTKQQRETRFSEPSSYEKLDRGRLTIHDHILNPTSPMKGPGTLDESILECPNCRALYPTSQHRELLAHLDYCFN
- the cep55l gene encoding centrosomal protein of 55 kDa isoform X4, with product MKCLNKNLDPHVLIRINPSLWRIVSLEMLRERNSQQLLAKDQEISSLSRQLAAKGGEVVVSLQKQLEQSRKEAEQREKLFQALSQETEDLKNKLAAAAKRCQTLGKHVTDVQAPSGEVAVIQEHLRDALEKNQHWLVYDQQRETYVQGILARITELEQQLNQAKQALHQPHKDGSLEAGPLSPTAQRNPDEFLKVAQQELEEERVQGFRVRAELNELRAKYEERTREMIRTQEELKEERQNSRQALGEERKLATERAARLQSEMEVASARLEEERKRVTEMMSQVNLLQKSLLNQHEEQKKIAVLEKQIQLSTKDFENEKLDRQSLQHQLHKVLKELRKARDQITRLESTKQQRETRFSEPSSYEKLDRGRLTIHDHILNPTSPMKGPGTLDESILECPNCRALYPTSQHRELLAHLDYCFN
- the cep55l gene encoding centrosomal protein of 55 kDa isoform X2, translating into MATKGAKEMIVNKLGFKSSTPKSVEAELEKVKKENTQLKKNLDEMSKQKLRSPCPDSDKSKLMERIVSLEMLRERNSQQLLAKDQEISSLSRQLAAKGGEVVVSLQKQLEQSRKEAEQREKLFQALSQETEDLKNKLAAAAKRCQTLGKHVTDVQAPSGEVAVIQEHLRDALEKNQHWLVYDQQRETYVQGILARITELEQQLNQAKQALHQPHKDGSLEGPLSPTAQRNPDEFLKVAQQELEEERVQGFRVRAELNELRAKYEERTREMIRTQEELKEERQNSRQALGEERKLATERAARLQSEMEVASARLEEERKRVTEMMSQVNLLQKSLLNQHEEQKKIAVLEKQIQLSTKDFENEKLDRQSLQHQLHKVLKELRKARDQITRLESTKQQRETRFSEPSSYEKLDRGRLTIHDHILNPTSPMKGPGTLDESILECPNCRALYPTSQHRELLAHLDYCFN